One window of Longimicrobium sp. genomic DNA carries:
- the idi gene encoding isopentenyl-diphosphate Delta-isomerase, translating to MNPPRPEERVVLVDESDAEVATLEKQRAHVEGRLHRALSVFVFNRDGDVLLQRRAAAKYHSGGQWTNTCCSHPRPGEPVGAAARRRLREEMGFECDLHPAFAFTYRADVGGGLVEHELDHVYVGRWDGAPAPDPAEVEGWRWAPLDDLARDAQAHPEAYTPWIRMIISDPRWRERLQAPSPRPPPAGAQGG from the coding sequence ATGAACCCGCCACGACCTGAAGAGCGCGTCGTCCTGGTGGACGAGAGCGACGCCGAAGTCGCCACGCTGGAGAAGCAGCGCGCGCACGTGGAGGGGCGGCTGCACCGCGCGCTCTCCGTGTTCGTCTTCAACCGCGACGGCGACGTCCTGCTCCAGCGCCGCGCCGCCGCCAAGTACCACTCCGGCGGGCAGTGGACGAACACCTGCTGCAGCCATCCGCGCCCTGGCGAGCCCGTCGGCGCCGCCGCGCGCCGCCGCCTGCGCGAGGAGATGGGCTTCGAGTGCGACCTCCACCCCGCCTTCGCCTTCACCTACCGCGCGGATGTGGGCGGCGGGCTGGTGGAGCACGAGCTCGACCACGTCTACGTGGGCCGCTGGGACGGCGCTCCCGCCCCCGACCCCGCCGAGGTGGAAGGCTGGCGCTGGGCCCCGCTAGACGACCTCGCCCGCGACGCCCAAGCCCATCCGGAGGCATATACGCCCTGGATCCGCATGATCATCTCCGACCCTCGCTGGCGCGAAAGGCTCCAGGCCCCCTCCCCCCGGCCCCCTCCCGCTGGGGCGCAGGGCGGGTGA
- a CDS encoding SMI1/KNR4 family protein: MATSVLSRSLLPASHMTSPYDDLLNRLRTAKSDDFSAGEPASADEIAEAEHRLQVGFPRSYRRFLEVLGALDVPPVEVFGAGGAGVIPVVEESLRWRDEGVVPATAVVIEIDGVEGDPVGFVPSAAGAEPEIVRWEAGGATRIATDFGDYLSNLLGELLPPASDASATRIFDPPWGQRRAGGSVEADRKEVKVAYTLVQRIKYDGVSFAQLVRELNSRRVPARGLPEWTVEAAREAYEAWKDRY, translated from the coding sequence TTGGCCACATCCGTACTCTCCCGCTCCCTTCTTCCCGCGTCGCACATGACGAGTCCGTACGACGACCTGCTCAACCGCCTGCGGACCGCCAAGTCCGATGACTTCTCGGCAGGCGAGCCGGCGAGCGCCGACGAGATCGCCGAAGCGGAGCACCGCCTACAGGTGGGCTTCCCGCGCAGCTACCGGCGCTTTCTCGAGGTGCTGGGCGCGCTCGACGTGCCGCCGGTCGAGGTATTCGGAGCCGGCGGCGCGGGGGTGATTCCCGTCGTCGAGGAGTCGCTGCGGTGGCGCGACGAGGGAGTGGTCCCCGCGACGGCCGTGGTGATCGAGATCGACGGAGTGGAAGGAGACCCGGTCGGGTTCGTGCCGTCCGCGGCCGGCGCCGAGCCCGAAATCGTGCGCTGGGAGGCGGGTGGCGCGACGCGAATCGCCACGGATTTCGGTGACTACCTGTCGAATCTGCTGGGCGAGCTGCTGCCGCCGGCGAGCGATGCTTCCGCCACACGAATCTTCGATCCGCCCTGGGGCCAGCGCCGTGCCGGCGGCTCCGTGGAGGCGGATCGCAAGGAGGTGAAGGTGGCCTACACCCTGGTCCAGCGGATCAAGTACGACGGCGTCTCGTTCGCCCAGCTCGTCCGGGAGCTGAACTCCCGGCGCGTCCCGGCCCGTGGCCTACCCGAATGGACGGTCGAGGCGGCCCGGGAAGCTTACGAGGCGTGGAAGGATCGCTACTGA
- a CDS encoding DUF2200 domain-containing protein, with translation MTTHRIYRTSVASVYPHYVAKAEKKGRTKAEVDEIIRWLTGYSQEELEAHLDQRTDFETFFAEASGMNPSRALIKGVVCGVRVEEVQEPVMREIRYLDKLIDELAKGKAMEKILRKP, from the coding sequence ATGACCACGCATCGGATCTACAGGACGAGCGTCGCGAGCGTTTATCCGCATTACGTCGCCAAGGCGGAGAAAAAAGGGCGCACGAAGGCGGAAGTCGACGAGATCATCCGCTGGCTGACGGGATATAGCCAGGAAGAGCTCGAAGCGCACCTCGACCAGCGAACGGACTTCGAAACCTTCTTCGCGGAAGCGTCCGGAATGAATCCGTCGCGCGCCCTGATCAAGGGCGTGGTCTGCGGCGTCCGCGTGGAGGAGGTCCAAGAACCCGTCATGAGAGAAATCCGCTACCTGGACAAGCTGATCGATGAGCTGGCAAAGGGCAAAGCGATGGAGAAGATCCTGCGGAAGCCATAG
- a CDS encoding erythromycin esterase family protein, which translates to MPPTDPIRTWHARRVLALLALRCLFAVPASAQSTPEARVVEAVCNKQIVVLGELPSHGEARGFQAKARIAQRLIERCGFDAVLFEAPIYDFIGFQQAAAQRQATPLQLDRGIGRFWWTRELAEWRGWLYRRAASGTLVLGGLDDQVSATSEYARATLPGLVGASSGAECEQAVARNLNWRYDEAHAFDEPERVRLHRCARAAADALASRGSGTPEQVMAENLAGYFHRQLAPTEARTRDEAMYRNFVWQSGRMPRGSKWIIWTATVHAARRQGTLTEKPLGARLAERWGDRVGVIGFSALAGRSSRAGRPSEALSEAPPGSLEAQALGTRAASAYLDRRALRRIGSAPSRLFGRYTSADWSTHFDGVVVFREEVAPVFEPLP; encoded by the coding sequence ATGCCACCCACCGACCCGATCCGCACCTGGCACGCGAGGCGAGTCCTCGCGCTGCTGGCACTGCGCTGCCTATTCGCCGTCCCGGCATCGGCGCAGTCCACGCCCGAAGCGCGCGTGGTGGAGGCGGTCTGCAACAAGCAGATCGTCGTGCTGGGGGAGCTGCCCAGCCACGGCGAAGCGCGCGGATTTCAGGCAAAGGCGCGCATCGCCCAGCGCCTGATCGAGCGGTGCGGCTTCGACGCGGTGCTCTTTGAAGCACCCATCTACGATTTCATCGGCTTCCAGCAGGCGGCGGCGCAGCGCCAGGCCACGCCGCTGCAGCTCGACCGGGGGATCGGCCGCTTCTGGTGGACGCGCGAGCTGGCGGAGTGGCGCGGGTGGCTGTACCGGCGCGCGGCGTCGGGCACGCTGGTGCTGGGCGGTCTGGACGACCAGGTGAGCGCGACCTCGGAGTACGCACGCGCCACGCTGCCGGGCCTGGTGGGCGCATCGTCGGGCGCCGAGTGTGAGCAGGCGGTCGCCAGGAACCTGAACTGGCGCTACGACGAGGCGCACGCCTTCGACGAGCCGGAGCGCGTGCGCCTCCACCGCTGCGCGCGCGCCGCGGCGGACGCCCTGGCCTCGCGCGGCTCCGGCACGCCCGAACAGGTGATGGCCGAGAACCTGGCCGGCTACTTCCATCGCCAGCTCGCCCCAACCGAAGCGCGCACTCGCGACGAGGCGATGTACCGCAACTTCGTCTGGCAGAGCGGGCGCATGCCGCGCGGCAGCAAGTGGATCATCTGGACGGCGACGGTCCATGCGGCACGGCGGCAGGGCACTCTGACCGAAAAGCCGCTCGGGGCGCGGCTGGCCGAGCGGTGGGGCGACCGGGTTGGCGTCATCGGCTTCAGCGCCCTCGCGGGGCGGTCGTCCAGGGCGGGAAGGCCCAGCGAGGCGCTTTCGGAGGCGCCCCCGGGCTCGCTGGAAGCCCAGGCACTCGGCACGCGCGCTGCCTCGGCCTATCTGGATCGCCGCGCACTGCGCAGGATCGGAAGCGCACCGTCGCGGCTCTTTGGCAGGTACACGTCGGCGGACTGGTCCACCCACTTCGACGGGGTGGTCGTGTTCCGCGAAGAGGTTGCTCCCGTGTTCGAACCACTGCCGTAG
- a CDS encoding NUDIX domain-containing protein, whose amino-acid sequence MHHRFPVSVKGVVLTPDRRVVLLKNERDEWELPGGKLERGEAPERCVARELEEELAILVRVGPLIDSWLYEVLPGEEVLIVTYGCYPAPFAALTHSAEHKEVGAFAPEAVRNLPMPDGYKRSIERWIAWEEAPGFPGFVT is encoded by the coding sequence GTGCACCATCGATTCCCGGTTTCCGTTAAAGGGGTGGTCCTGACCCCGGACCGCAGGGTCGTGCTCCTGAAGAACGAGCGCGACGAGTGGGAGCTGCCCGGCGGCAAGCTGGAGCGCGGGGAGGCTCCGGAGCGGTGCGTCGCGCGGGAGCTGGAGGAAGAGCTCGCGATCTTGGTGCGCGTCGGCCCGCTGATCGACTCCTGGCTCTACGAAGTGCTTCCTGGCGAGGAGGTCCTGATCGTCACCTACGGATGCTACCCCGCCCCGTTCGCCGCGCTGACGCACAGCGCCGAGCACAAGGAAGTGGGTGCCTTCGCCCCTGAAGCCGTGAGGAATCTGCCGATGCCGGACGGGTACAAGCGATCCATCGAGCGCTGGATCGCATGGGAGGAGGCCCCAGGCTTCCCCGGTTTCGTCACGTGA
- a CDS encoding phosphodiesterase, protein MLIAQISDPHIIADAQSEAATRLQAAVGHLMRLPAAPAAVVVSGDCTDGGTAEEYRLFQDLIRPLPMPVYVLPGNHDRRERMLSVFGAQGRSALPGFVQYVVDAGPLLLVALDTHIPGSDEGELCDERLDWLEQRLAEAPGRPTLLFMHHPPVPCGMDVLDAMGLRHPERLGEVVARHPQVEAVAAGHIHCTLTRRFHGTVAVTCASTMHQLMPDVSDRTRLRVLMEPPSCLLHSWDARTGLVTRASAIGDHGPPRLLHDGDGWVTA, encoded by the coding sequence ATGCTCATTGCACAGATAAGCGATCCGCACATCATCGCCGACGCGCAGAGCGAGGCGGCCACCCGGCTCCAGGCAGCGGTCGGGCACCTGATGCGCCTCCCCGCCGCGCCGGCCGCCGTCGTGGTCAGCGGCGACTGCACGGACGGCGGCACGGCGGAGGAGTACCGGCTCTTCCAGGACCTGATCCGGCCGCTCCCCATGCCGGTGTACGTGCTCCCCGGCAACCACGACCGGCGGGAGCGGATGCTGTCCGTGTTCGGCGCGCAGGGGCGGTCCGCGCTGCCGGGCTTCGTCCAGTACGTGGTGGATGCGGGCCCGCTCCTCCTCGTGGCGCTGGACACCCACATCCCTGGCAGCGACGAAGGCGAGCTCTGCGACGAGCGCCTCGACTGGCTGGAGCAGCGCCTGGCGGAGGCACCCGGCCGGCCCACGCTCCTTTTCATGCACCATCCCCCGGTCCCGTGCGGAATGGACGTGCTGGACGCGATGGGTCTGCGCCACCCGGAGAGGCTGGGCGAGGTCGTCGCACGGCACCCGCAGGTCGAAGCGGTCGCCGCGGGACACATCCACTGCACCCTCACGCGCCGCTTCCACGGCACCGTCGCCGTGACCTGCGCCTCGACCATGCACCAGCTGATGCCGGATGTGAGCGACCGGACACGGCTGCGCGTGCTGATGGAGCCGCCCTCCTGCCTCCTGCACTCGTGGGACGCCCGCACCGGGCTCGTCACCCGCGCCTCCGCCATCGGCGACCACGGCCCTCCCCGCCTCCTCCACGACGGCGACGGCTGGGTCACGGCCTAA
- a CDS encoding RES family NAD+ phosphorylase encodes MPARSYRIARAPYADLSGEGARLYGGRWNRPGLPAVYTASSRALSVLEMLVHLQPRRLPRDLQLFTVEMPDDVPSETLAVGGFPADWRAIGSSFCLDAGDEWLRGARGAVLWVPSAVVPDEYNAILNPNHPDAAHIRVVHRQPFEFDPRLLALGGVSLGDN; translated from the coding sequence ATGCCCGCTCGTTCGTATCGGATCGCGCGCGCCCCGTACGCCGACCTGAGCGGCGAGGGCGCGCGGCTCTACGGCGGACGGTGGAATCGTCCGGGACTTCCCGCGGTGTACACGGCCAGCAGCCGCGCCCTCTCCGTCCTGGAGATGCTGGTTCACCTTCAGCCGCGGCGCCTGCCCCGCGATCTCCAGCTCTTCACGGTCGAGATGCCGGACGACGTGCCGAGCGAGACGCTCGCCGTCGGCGGCTTCCCGGCGGATTGGAGGGCGATCGGATCGTCGTTCTGCCTGGACGCCGGTGACGAGTGGCTGCGCGGTGCACGTGGGGCAGTGCTCTGGGTGCCGTCCGCCGTCGTGCCAGACGAGTACAACGCGATCCTCAACCCGAACCACCCTGACGCGGCGCATATCCGGGTCGTGCACCGGCAGCCGTTCGAGTTTGATCCGCGGCTCCTGGCGCTCGGTGGCGTGAGTCTGGGCGACAACTGA
- a CDS encoding antitoxin Xre/MbcA/ParS toxin-binding domain-containing protein, with protein sequence MAVMTYTEMLGGSAVLGTRVETPLEWVGVLEGGFPTRSVDAVIDAGVLSREEAEDLVIPRRTLSHRKQREQHLTLEESDRLARIVRVSARAFETFGDEDGARGWLRDPNGALGGATPLSLLRTGEGAVLVEQILGRIDHGIFT encoded by the coding sequence ATGGCGGTGATGACGTACACGGAAATGCTCGGCGGCTCCGCCGTGCTCGGCACCAGGGTCGAGACGCCGCTCGAGTGGGTTGGGGTTCTCGAGGGCGGTTTCCCGACGCGGAGTGTCGATGCGGTGATCGATGCGGGTGTCCTCAGCCGCGAGGAGGCGGAGGACCTCGTCATCCCGCGCCGCACCCTGTCGCACAGGAAGCAGCGGGAGCAGCACCTGACGCTGGAGGAATCGGACCGTCTGGCGCGGATCGTCCGGGTCAGCGCGCGCGCGTTCGAGACTTTTGGGGATGAGGACGGCGCCCGGGGGTGGCTGCGCGACCCGAACGGGGCACTGGGCGGCGCCACGCCGCTCTCGCTGCTGCGGACGGGCGAGGGGGCCGTGCTCGTCGAGCAGATCCTCGGACGGATCGATCACGGCATCTTTACCTGA